In a genomic window of Candidatus Chazhemtobacterium aquaticus:
- a CDS encoding glycosyltransferase family 4 protein — protein sequence MLIAIDGNEANISQRVGVNQVAFELLHHLAKLKTKHKFVVFLKNRPLPDLPPTSNNFTYEVFGPTKAWVLTGLTMRLLRSPRPDVLFTPSHYIPLVSPVKRVFAIMDLSYEKFGAEYFTQYDLNQLRRWTAQSAKKAKRIITISEYTKKDIVEIYNTSPDKIDVVYPGYDQELFHPRIPLTKQQQVRQKYGITGKYFVYVGTLQPRKNIANLIKAFSRLGGGTKLVIVGKKGWLFEEIFKVVKRYKLEKKVIFTGFVESSDLPALYKSSVAYVLPSLYEGFGIPVIEAQACGALTVVSRVSSLPEVAGDAAIYINNPHSVDQIAESLREALSLPRLKRAQRIKQGKQNATRFSWDKAAQKTLKILTSL from the coding sequence ATGTTAATTGCCATCGACGGAAACGAAGCCAACATCTCCCAACGAGTCGGTGTCAATCAGGTTGCTTTTGAGCTACTCCACCATCTAGCCAAACTAAAAACCAAGCACAAATTTGTTGTTTTCTTAAAAAATCGCCCCCTGCCTGATCTGCCTCCTACCTCCAACAACTTTACCTACGAGGTCTTTGGTCCCACCAAAGCCTGGGTCTTAACTGGTCTTACCATGCGTCTGCTTCGCTCCCCTCGTCCTGACGTGCTCTTTACTCCCAGCCACTATATCCCCCTAGTCTCTCCGGTTAAGCGAGTCTTTGCCATTATGGACCTTTCTTACGAAAAATTTGGGGCAGAGTACTTTACCCAATACGATCTAAATCAACTTCGCCGCTGGACCGCTCAATCCGCCAAAAAAGCCAAAAGAATCATCACCATCAGCGAGTACACCAAGAAAGACATTGTTGAGATTTACAATACCTCACCTGACAAGATTGATGTTGTCTATCCAGGCTACGACCAGGAGCTATTCCATCCCCGCATTCCCTTAACCAAACAACAACAAGTTCGCCAAAAATATGGCATCACCGGCAAGTATTTTGTCTACGTTGGTACTCTCCAGCCTAGAAAAAACATCGCCAATCTCATCAAGGCCTTTTCTCGTCTGGGTGGTGGCACTAAACTAGTCATAGTCGGTAAAAAGGGCTGGTTGTTCGAGGAGATCTTCAAGGTCGTCAAGCGCTACAAGTTGGAGAAGAAAGTTATCTTCACCGGTTTTGTCGAAAGTAGCGATCTGCCTGCTCTCTACAAGTCCTCTGTCGCATACGTTCTCCCCTCACTTTATGAAGGCTTTGGCATCCCCGTTATCGAAGCTCAAGCTTGTGGAGCTCTTACCGTTGTTTCTCGTGTCAGCAGTTTACCTGAGGTAGCCGGAGACGCCGCCATCTATATTAACAACCCCCATTCTGTTGATCAGATTGCCGAGAGCTTAAGGGAAGCCTTATCCCTACCCCGTCTTAAGCGGGCACAGCGGATTAAGCAAGGCAAGCAAAACGCCACTCGTTTCTCTTGGGACAAAGCCGCCCAAAAAACGCTTAAAATCCTTACCAGTCTTTAA
- a CDS encoding acyltransferase, with amino-acid sequence MKAIEEPVKIEDYVFIGPRVIIMPGVTVGKGAVIAGGAVVTKDVPPGSIVGGVPAKVIGERRLRKFNYHLGRPRLFQ; translated from the coding sequence ATGAAAGCCATTGAGGAACCAGTAAAAATCGAGGATTACGTTTTTATCGGTCCCCGAGTCATCATCATGCCCGGCGTCACTGTTGGCAAAGGTGCGGTTATTGCCGGTGGGGCGGTCGTCACCAAAGACGTTCCACCAGGGTCTATAGTTGGCGGAGTTCCTGCCAAGGTCATCGGTGAACGTCGTCTCAGGAAGTTCAACTATCATCTTGGCCGCCCCCGACTCTTCCAATAG